One genomic segment of Helianthus annuus cultivar XRQ/B chromosome 14, HanXRQr2.0-SUNRISE, whole genome shotgun sequence includes these proteins:
- the LOC110906040 gene encoding non-structural maintenance of chromosomes element 4 homolog A — MSNVDRNTTPLKSEDKKSNFTNQSVDENLSERRVLRVGYLSIQNFIRDKKDEISAVSSKKFLSIIDEVDGMHHLVNNPREQVSDAEALRDLANTLVTSIRVHSTGNVTPSVFVSSLITRFGKKRKIGSTESVKIRWKDIGLHVSPVFMIGNGSSTMLGPMKLEPKPPKASVSRKRRRSLKVEKVKPEELEDTVSKEKTETEKTIAKMFDVLKINKKVRLENLVLNRISFAQTVENLFALSFLVKDGRVVITVDDNGSHYVSPRNAPAASLITSRKVVYSHFIFRFDFNDWKMMSKLVAEDSELMPHRTKVNPFGDSQSESNSNANSNQTTRTETKTPSKRFKEADGLHEY, encoded by the exons ATGTCgaacgttgatcggaacacgaCGCCGCTTAAATCGGAGGACAAGAAGAGTAACTTTACCAATCAGTCCGTTGATGAAAACCTTAGCGAGCGCAGAGTTCTTCGTGTTGGTTATCTGTCGATTCAGAACTTCATTCGCG ATAAGAAGGATGAGATATCCGCGGTTAGCTCGAAGAAGTTTCTCTCGATTATCGATGAAGTGGATGGAATGCATCATCTAG TCAACAATCCAAGAGAGCAAGTATCTGATGCAGAGGCATTACGAGATTTGGCGAACACTTTGGTGACTTCCATAAGAGTGCATAGCACTGGAAATGTAACTCCATCAGTGTTTGTGTCAAGCCTGATCACTCGGTTTGGTAAGAAGAGGAAGATAGGAAGCACTGAAAGTGTCAAGATTCGCTGGAAAGACATTGGTTTGCATGTTTCTCCGGTTTTCATGATTGGTAACGGTTCCTCCACGAT GCTTGGACCGATGAAGCTTGAACCAAAACCACCAAAGGCTTCAGTTTCTCGAAAACGCCGTAGGTCGTTAAAGGTAGAGAAGGTGAAACCGGAAGAG CTTGAGGATACTGTTTCTAAAGAAAAGACAGAAACCGAGAAGACGATCGCTAAAATGTTTGATGTtctaaaaatcaacaaaaaagttCGTCTTGAGAACCTGGTTCTAAACAGGATCTCATTTGCACAAACcgtggagaacttgtttgcgtTATCCTTCTTGGTGAAAGATGGCCGGGTTGTGATAACGGTGGATGATAATGGCTCTCATTATGTTT CACCACGGAATGCTCCCGCTGCTTCCTTGATTACATCTAGGAAGGTGGTATACTCACACTTCATCTTTAGGTTTGACTTCAATGACTGGAAG ATGATGTCGAAATTAGTGGCTGAAGATTCCGAGTTGATGCCTCATAGGACCAAGGTGAATCCTTTTGGTGATTCTCAATCAGAATCAAATTCAAATGCAAACAGTAATCAAACTACAAGAACAGAGACAAAAACACCATCAAAAAGGTTCAAGGAAGCTGATGGGTTGCATGAATATTGA